In a genomic window of Streptomyces roseoviridis:
- the galE gene encoding UDP-glucose 4-epimerase GalE, which produces MSKYLVTGGAGYVGSTVAAHLLEAGHEVTVLDDLSTGFREGVPAGAAFIEGRIQDAARHLDPSYDGVLHFAAFSQVGESVARPEKYWDNNVGGTMALLAAMREAGVPRLVFSSTAATYGEPETVPITESAPTAPTNPYGATKLAVDHMITGECAAHGLAAVSLRYFNVAGAYGECGERHDPESHLIPLVLQVALGKREAINVYGDDYPTPDGTCVRDYIHVADLAEAHLLALDAMTPGEHLICNLGNGNGFSVREVVETVRKVTGHPVPEVMAERRAGDPAVLVASAETARERLGWTPSRPDLAAIVEDAWAFAKKKEQDRA; this is translated from the coding sequence TTGAGCAAGTACCTGGTGACCGGTGGAGCCGGCTATGTGGGCAGCACGGTCGCGGCCCACCTCCTGGAGGCGGGACACGAGGTCACGGTCCTCGACGACCTCTCCACGGGCTTCCGCGAGGGCGTGCCCGCCGGGGCGGCCTTCATCGAGGGCCGCATCCAGGACGCCGCCCGGCACCTGGACCCCTCCTACGACGGCGTGCTCCACTTCGCCGCCTTCTCGCAGGTCGGCGAGTCCGTCGCCAGGCCCGAGAAGTACTGGGACAACAACGTCGGCGGCACCATGGCGCTCCTCGCCGCCATGCGCGAGGCCGGCGTGCCGAGGCTCGTCTTCTCCTCCACCGCCGCCACCTACGGCGAGCCGGAGACCGTGCCGATCACCGAGTCCGCGCCCACCGCGCCGACCAACCCCTACGGCGCCACCAAGCTCGCCGTCGACCACATGATCACCGGCGAGTGCGCCGCCCACGGCCTCGCCGCCGTCTCGCTGCGCTACTTCAACGTCGCCGGCGCCTACGGCGAGTGCGGCGAGCGCCACGACCCCGAGTCCCACCTGATCCCCCTCGTGCTCCAGGTGGCCCTGGGCAAGCGCGAGGCGATCAACGTCTACGGCGACGACTACCCGACGCCCGACGGCACCTGCGTGCGCGACTACATCCACGTCGCCGACCTCGCCGAGGCCCATCTGCTGGCCCTGGACGCGATGACCCCCGGCGAGCACCTCATCTGCAACCTCGGCAACGGCAACGGCTTCTCCGTGCGGGAGGTCGTCGAGACCGTCCGCAAGGTCACCGGCCACCCCGTGCCCGAGGTCATGGCCGAGCGCCGCGCCGGGGACCCGGCCGTGCTCGTCGCCTCCGCCGAGACCGCGCGCGAGCGCCTCGGCTGGACCCCGTCCCGCCCGGATCTGGCGGCCATCGTCGAGGACGCCTGGGCGTTCGCGAAGAAGAAGGAGCAGGACCGGGCATGA